From the Daucus carota subsp. sativus chromosome 8, DH1 v3.0, whole genome shotgun sequence genome, one window contains:
- the LOC135148479 gene encoding uncharacterized protein LOC135148479 encodes MHENRQVIYFSRFCQLLFNATIDEVDFDVDDEIKPFRLHKRVFKDLISKDEKYPIQRPLLIPAQVRVRMDMPPVQHQQPQQPQPPVSPTIPKQPRTSASRSKKATKSDENLSTKQTRTSVATQVLKTKSDKPANFDAGAIVHDTAPENYKSDAVVDQSDKVALEALQSLAKAGEEPSKSQSEAQEKSAQNPVENVANPASDNDEDDESSDDDNDQNDEVPQSHLQQKWESTSQGS; translated from the exons atgcatgagaatagacaagtcatatatttctcaagattctgtcaattactGTTTAATGCCACTATTGATGAGGTggattttgatgttgatgatgagatcaagccatttaggcttcataaaagggtgtttAAGGATCTCATCTCcaaagatgagaagtatccaattcagagaCCCCTTCTAATTCCAGCTCAGGTTAGAGTCAGGATGGATATGCCCCCAGTACAACACCAACaaccacaacagcctcaacctccagtctctcctacaatccccaaacaacccagaacttctgcatccagaTCTAAAaaggctacaaagtctgatgaaaatCTTTCTACTAAgcagaccagaacctctgttgctacacaagttctgaagacaaagtctgataaaccagcaaactttgatgct ggtgccattgttcatgatacagctccagaaaactacaagtcagatgctgtagtTGATCAATCTGACAAAGTAGCATTGGAAGCCCTGCAgtctcttgctaaggctggtgaagagcctagcaaatcacagtctgaagctcaagaaaaatctgctcaaaaTCCTGTTGAGAACGTTGctaatcctgcatctgataatgatgaggatgatgaaagttcagatgatgacaatgatcaAAATGATGAAGTCCCtcagtcacatctacaacaaaagtgggagtctaccagcca aggaagctga